One window of the Klebsiella sp. WP3-W18-ESBL-02 genome contains the following:
- a CDS encoding acyltransferase, whose product MNEDIEQQIARFIAAGNEVVGRPSRVTGVFSLTYGKSNGSKIIFGDGCILNNFSLNLEQGNGLLDIGSSTYIRGRYYIGSDSKIIIGQKTVMNRHALFTAMEKANILIGDGCLFSDISISTTDWHSIISIGTGERINPARDVKIDDSVWIGEGVIVQKGVTIGSGSIIGAKSIVTKPLPKNTLSVGIPAKVIKENVKWQRELISMEPLPVRVL is encoded by the coding sequence ATGAATGAAGATATAGAACAACAAATTGCACGATTCATCGCGGCTGGAAATGAGGTTGTCGGTCGGCCATCCAGAGTTACTGGTGTGTTTTCTCTCACTTATGGGAAAAGCAATGGGTCAAAAATTATATTTGGTGATGGATGTATTTTAAATAATTTTTCATTGAATCTAGAACAAGGCAACGGTCTTTTAGACATTGGTTCTTCAACCTATATTCGTGGGCGTTACTACATAGGCTCAGACTCTAAGATTATTATTGGTCAGAAAACAGTCATGAATAGACATGCGTTGTTCACGGCTATGGAAAAGGCTAACATACTGATTGGAGATGGGTGTCTTTTTTCTGATATCTCAATATCTACAACGGATTGGCATTCAATAATAAGTATTGGGACTGGTGAGAGAATTAATCCGGCTCGTGATGTGAAAATTGATGACTCAGTATGGATTGGAGAAGGAGTTATCGTACAGAAAGGCGTAACAATTGGTAGCGGAAGTATAATTGGCGCAAAATCTATTGTGACGAAACCACTACCTAAGAACACCTTGTCTGTGGGGATTCCCGCGAAAGTAATTAAAGAGAATGTTAAATGGCAAAGAGAATTAATATCAATGGAGCCACTTCCTGTTCGTGTGTTATGA
- a CDS encoding capsule biosynthesis protein CapC, whose amino-acid sequence MNLKINRKVRKFISHPGLYVRDALINKFPLVLNQCDVQSLTENIIYDTEFNINKGFSPSCNIDVVYTWVSLNDSSWVEKKNSYISNVGDLELYATEDSRYTDHNELYFSILSVNKYLPWVNNIYVVTDEQIPELPALFLNKVKIIDHKEIIPTEFLPTFNSHVIEAYLHKIPGLSDDFIYFNDDFFVAREMDSSHFFRSNGHASLFASAKSIISMNDIGRRTATLSACNNVNELFKRKLNVKYDRAITHTYVPLKKNIITLHLNYLVIG is encoded by the coding sequence ATGAATTTAAAAATTAATAGGAAAGTTAGGAAGTTTATATCACATCCAGGCCTGTATGTTAGAGATGCATTAATTAATAAATTTCCTCTTGTCTTAAATCAATGTGATGTTCAATCATTAACGGAAAACATCATTTACGATACCGAATTTAATATTAATAAGGGTTTTTCTCCCAGTTGTAACATTGATGTTGTGTATACATGGGTTTCTTTAAATGATTCATCGTGGGTAGAAAAAAAGAATAGCTATATATCAAATGTAGGCGATTTGGAATTGTATGCAACGGAGGATTCAAGATATACTGATCATAATGAACTTTATTTCTCTATTCTTAGTGTAAATAAGTATCTTCCTTGGGTTAATAATATATATGTTGTAACGGATGAGCAAATTCCTGAGCTTCCTGCTCTCTTCTTAAATAAAGTAAAAATTATTGATCACAAAGAAATTATTCCGACTGAGTTTCTCCCAACATTTAATTCTCATGTTATTGAAGCCTATTTACATAAAATACCTGGGCTGTCTGATGATTTCATTTATTTTAATGACGATTTTTTTGTTGCTAGAGAGATGGATTCATCTCATTTCTTTAGATCTAATGGACATGCCAGTTTATTCGCGAGTGCAAAAAGTATAATTTCTATGAATGATATTGGGAGGAGGACTGCGACGCTCTCTGCATGCAATAATGTTAATGAATTATTCAAAAGGAAACTTAACGTTAAATATGATAGGGCAATAACTCATACTTATGTTCCGCTCAAAAAAAATATTATAACCTTGCATTTGAACTATTTGGTGATAGGATAA
- a CDS encoding glycosyltransferase → MLRDEWSHFLPESITDLPLVARHASPSEIIIFYYLTIPFGIGSKKNKSLLFFFTWRDEWTKKSDDNSFLQLVRAIKSSHGILDFAEEHNLQIRFYLHEKILGLKDKLYQIFDGNIDFAGQNDFNSVLEDTAICITDYSSVAFEFNLLKTPVIFLHFDYDQYKYERGHFMSSPYDFLGVTVRTVKEIENYLSKENSYEKLNALAAVNYTKVKNDYEGFSKTNKFVDLLIEKKQKNIIFFCYNAYGVGGTVQTVINQANFLVSIGYLVTIISLRKTSDTPVLNIDPSVRLEFLNDVRSKGKYRTPLENALSKMRSRLFYQTEDLYSGLSLLTDIKLVKIIRSIHNSVLVGTFPGVCINLIKNSNNTNKIVVQEHKEFNSHSEEIKKAIIKNYNNASKIIVLTEFQISDYLSNGVKNITNIPNGIADQLSLLSLVGERKKTNRIVSFGRLVEMKQFDLLIESFSIIAVKYPDWKLDIYGDGEQKPLLMDMIEKLNLKSQVRICPPTSLVYEEIYNSDFCALTSSREGFGMVYIESFSMGKPVVSFDIEYGPKEFLKHEFNSLVSPCFDVHHLASQMERLINDNDLLDRLGVNARKTYIERYEISKVVERFLEVCD, encoded by the coding sequence ATGCTCCGGGATGAGTGGAGCCATTTTCTCCCAGAGTCCATCACTGATCTGCCACTTGTTGCCCGCCACGCTTCGCCCTCAGAAATTATCATATTTTATTATCTGACAATTCCTTTTGGGATAGGTTCTAAGAAAAATAAATCATTATTATTTTTCTTTACTTGGCGAGACGAATGGACTAAGAAAAGTGATGACAATTCATTTCTCCAGCTTGTTCGAGCTATAAAGTCGTCACATGGTATTTTGGATTTTGCAGAAGAACATAATTTGCAGATTAGATTTTATCTTCATGAAAAAATTTTAGGACTGAAGGATAAACTTTATCAAATATTTGATGGGAACATAGATTTTGCTGGGCAGAATGACTTTAACAGTGTTCTGGAAGATACTGCAATCTGTATCACTGATTATTCATCTGTTGCTTTTGAATTTAATTTGTTAAAAACTCCAGTTATATTTCTTCATTTTGATTATGATCAATATAAATATGAGCGAGGACACTTTATGTCATCGCCATATGATTTTCTGGGAGTAACTGTTAGAACTGTTAAAGAAATTGAAAATTATCTTTCAAAAGAGAATTCTTATGAAAAACTGAATGCGCTAGCGGCGGTTAATTATACCAAGGTAAAAAATGATTATGAAGGGTTTAGTAAAACTAATAAGTTCGTAGACTTACTTATTGAAAAAAAACAAAAAAATATTATTTTTTTCTGCTACAACGCATATGGAGTTGGCGGAACTGTACAAACTGTAATAAATCAAGCGAATTTTTTAGTTTCAATTGGTTATTTGGTAACTATAATTTCGTTGAGGAAGACATCTGACACTCCTGTATTAAATATAGATCCTAGTGTTAGGTTGGAGTTTTTAAATGATGTAAGAAGTAAAGGGAAATATCGAACGCCATTAGAGAATGCATTATCAAAGATGCGTTCTAGATTATTCTATCAGACAGAAGATTTATATTCAGGGTTATCACTACTAACAGACATTAAACTAGTTAAAATAATTAGGAGTATACATAATAGCGTGCTTGTAGGTACATTCCCTGGCGTTTGTATAAATCTTATAAAAAACTCAAATAATACAAATAAAATAGTTGTTCAGGAACATAAAGAGTTTAATTCGCATAGTGAAGAAATTAAAAAAGCGATAATTAAAAATTACAACAATGCATCAAAAATAATTGTTCTAACTGAATTTCAAATATCAGACTATTTAAGTAATGGTGTCAAAAACATTACAAACATCCCCAATGGAATTGCAGATCAACTCTCATTGTTATCATTAGTTGGTGAGCGAAAAAAGACCAATCGAATAGTTTCATTTGGACGATTGGTCGAAATGAAACAGTTTGATTTGTTAATTGAGTCATTTTCTATTATTGCTGTAAAGTATCCTGATTGGAAATTAGATATTTATGGTGATGGTGAGCAAAAACCACTATTAATGGATATGATAGAAAAATTGAATTTGAAATCACAAGTACGGATCTGCCCACCAACTTCTTTAGTGTATGAGGAAATATATAATAGCGATTTTTGTGCCTTGACCTCTTCTAGGGAAGGTTTTGGTATGGTCTATATTGAAAGTTTCAGCATGGGTAAACCAGTCGTCAGTTTTGATATTGAGTATGGGCCAAAGGAATTTCTCAAACATGAGTTTAACTCTCTGGTTTCTCCTTGTTTTGATGTTCATCATTTAGCTTCTCAAATGGAACGCTTAATAAATGATAATGATTTATTAGATAGGCTGGGAGTAAATGCAAGGAAAACCTATATCGAACGATATGAGATATCTAAAGTTGTAGAAAGGTTCTTGGAGGTCTGTGATTAA
- a CDS encoding IS5 family transposase (programmed frameshift), whose protein sequence is MAGNKWQISDGLWEKMAPLIPEHKTQHPLGTHRKRVDNRAAMNAIFFVLRTGCQWNALNATGICSSSSAHRRFQEWRDAGVFERFWQNGLLACEQLDSIDWSWLSMDGCITKSPLAGKKTGRNPTDRGKQGVKRSLMTDGNGLPLALVVAGANTHDIKLVTDTLDALQTGRPGKRLRLCMDKGYEAEWLESYLKSRRYEPHIQSRKDESEAIKYTDFKAHRWVVERTHSWMNRYRRVLTRWEKKVENYEAMLHFACGVIVWNKTLLG, encoded by the exons GTGGCGGGCAACAAGTGGCAGATCAGTGATGGACTCTGGGAGAAAATGGCTCCACTCATCCCGGAGCATAAAACTCAACACCCGCTGGGTACGCACCGCAAGCGGGTTGATAATCGCGCTGCAATGAACGCCATTTTCTTCGTACTCAGGACGGGCTGCCAATGGAATGCGCTGAATGCCACCGGTATATGCTCGTCAAGCTCTGCTCATCGCCGATTTCAGGAGTGGCGAGATGCTGGAGTATTTGAACGCTTCTGGCAAAATGGGTTGCTTGCTTGCGAACAGTTGGACTCTATTGACTGGTCGTGGCTGTCGATGGATGGTTGTATAACCAAATCACCGCTGGCAGGC AAAAAAACAGGCAGGAACCCTACAGACCGGGGGAAACAGGGCGTAAAGCGCAGTCTGATGACTGACGGGAACGGGCTACCGCTTGCACTGGTTGTTGCCGGAGCAAATACGCACGACATAAAGTTGGTTACGGATACGCTCGATGCCCTCCAGACGGGCAGACCGGGCAAGAGGCTCCGGTTGTGCATGGACAAAGGGTATGAAGCGGAATGGCTGGAATCGTATCTGAAAAGTCGTCGCTATGAACCTCATATCCAGTCACGAAAGGATGAGTCAGAGGCCATCAAATACACGGATTTTAAGGCTCACCGCTGGGTTGTAGAGAGAACACACAGTTGGATGAATCGCTACCGCCGTGTCCTGACTCGTTGGGAGAAGAAGGTCGAGAATTATGAGGCGATGCTGCATTTTGCCTGTGGTGTCATTGTCTGGAACAAAACCCTATTGGGATAG
- a CDS encoding ABC transporter ATP-binding protein, with translation MIKIEGLTKTYKTPKGRHFVFNNLNVTIPSGKSVAIIGRNGAGKSTLLRMIGGIDRPDSGRIITDRTISWPVGLAGGGQGSLTGRENVKFVSRLYSKKSELKEKVDYVEEFAELGHYFDMPIKTYSNGMRSRLGFGLSMAFKFDYYLVDEVIAVGDERFKRKCKEVFSQKHKESSFLMVAHSPTILKDYCDVAVLFDAKSECHFFSSVDDALKEYNKFQS, from the coding sequence ATGATAAAAATAGAAGGTTTAACTAAAACATATAAAACGCCTAAAGGGAGACATTTTGTGTTTAATAATTTAAATGTAACCATCCCTTCCGGAAAAAGTGTTGCAATTATTGGGCGGAATGGTGCTGGGAAATCAACTCTATTACGGATGATTGGTGGTATAGATCGCCCCGATAGTGGGCGAATAATAACTGATAGAACAATTTCTTGGCCTGTCGGATTAGCCGGGGGGGGCCAGGGTAGTCTTACAGGGCGCGAAAATGTGAAATTTGTTTCTCGTCTTTATTCTAAGAAGAGTGAATTGAAAGAAAAAGTCGATTATGTCGAAGAGTTTGCAGAGTTGGGGCATTATTTTGATATGCCCATTAAAACATATTCCAATGGGATGCGTTCACGGCTAGGGTTTGGTTTAAGCATGGCATTCAAATTCGATTATTACCTTGTAGATGAAGTCATAGCCGTTGGGGATGAAAGATTTAAGCGTAAATGTAAGGAGGTTTTTTCTCAAAAGCATAAGGAATCATCATTTCTAATGGTTGCACATAGTCCAACAATATTAAAAGATTATTGTGATGTTGCAGTTCTTTTTGATGCCAAGTCAGAATGCCATTTTTTTAGTTCTGTAGATGATGCTTTGAAAGAATATAATAAATTTCAGAGTTGA
- a CDS encoding ABC transporter permease, with translation MARSGLEVQQAVIKALFMREIKTRFGKYRLGYLWAVLEPAAHLMVLVGIFGFVMHRTMPDISFPVFLINGIIPYFIFSNITSRCVNSIEANQGLFNYRPVKPIDTILARAILETAIYIFVYAILMFILGFLGEDMEINGIVSLVMTWMLLFVFSCGIGMVFMVIGNAFPETEKFLPIVVKPLYFISCIMFPLHSIPKEYWPYILWNPIVHVVELSREAVCVGYLSEGASIQYLSFISLAIITLGLTVYHFREKAMLTS, from the coding sequence ATGGCGAGAAGTGGCTTAGAAGTACAACAGGCGGTTATCAAAGCACTGTTTATGAGGGAAATCAAAACCCGCTTTGGGAAGTATCGGCTTGGGTATCTGTGGGCGGTGTTGGAGCCTGCGGCGCATTTGATGGTACTTGTTGGAATATTTGGTTTTGTTATGCATCGTACAATGCCTGATATTTCATTCCCTGTTTTTCTTATAAACGGAATAATTCCATATTTTATTTTTAGTAATATTACGTCTCGTTGTGTTAATTCTATTGAAGCAAACCAAGGATTATTCAATTACAGACCTGTAAAACCTATAGATACTATCTTAGCTAGGGCTATACTAGAAACTGCAATTTATATATTTGTTTACGCCATACTCATGTTTATTCTTGGTTTCCTTGGTGAAGATATGGAGATAAATGGTATTGTTAGTTTGGTTATGACATGGATGCTGTTGTTTGTTTTCTCATGTGGAATTGGTATGGTATTCATGGTTATTGGGAATGCATTTCCTGAAACGGAAAAATTCCTGCCTATAGTGGTTAAACCGCTTTATTTTATTTCATGTATTATGTTTCCTTTACACTCTATTCCAAAAGAATATTGGCCTTATATTTTATGGAATCCAATTGTTCATGTTGTAGAACTTAGCCGAGAGGCTGTTTGTGTAGGCTATTTGAGTGAGGGAGCTAGTATTCAATATTTATCTTTTATTTCCTTGGCTATTATTACACTGGGTTTGACAGTATATCACTTTAGAGAGAAGGCAATGTTAACTTCATGA
- the nadR gene encoding multifunctional transcriptional regulator/nicotinamide-nucleotide adenylyltransferase/ribosylnicotinamide kinase NadR produces MSSFDYLKTAIRQKGCTLQQVADASGMTKGYLSQLLNAKIKSPSAQKLEALHRFLGLEFPRQQKNIGVVFGKFYPLHTGHIYLIQRACSQVDELHIIMGYDDTRDRALFEDSAMSQQPTVPDRLRWLLQTFKYQKNIRIHAFNEEGMEPYPHGWDVWSAGMKTFMEEKGIQPNWIYTSEESDAPQYLEHLGIETVLVDPKRTFMNISGAQIRENPFRYWDYIPTEVKPFFVRTVAILGGESSGKSTLVNKLANIFNTTSAWEYGRDYVFSHLGGDEMALQYSDYDKIALGHAQYIDFAVKYANKVAFIDTDFVSTQAFCKKYEGREHPFVQALIDEYRFDLVILLENNTPWVADGLRSLGSSVDRKEFQTLLVSMLKKNNIEFVHVEEADYDSRFLRCVELVRELMGD; encoded by the coding sequence GTGTCGTCGTTCGACTATCTTAAAACCGCAATCCGTCAAAAAGGCTGTACGTTGCAGCAGGTTGCAGACGCCAGCGGTATGACCAAGGGCTATTTAAGCCAGCTTCTCAACGCCAAAATTAAAAGTCCCAGCGCGCAAAAGCTGGAAGCGTTGCACCGTTTCCTCGGGCTGGAGTTTCCGCGCCAGCAGAAAAATATCGGCGTGGTGTTTGGTAAATTCTACCCGCTACATACGGGGCATATTTATCTGATTCAGCGCGCCTGTAGCCAGGTGGATGAGCTGCATATCATCATGGGGTACGACGATACCCGTGACCGCGCGTTGTTTGAAGACAGCGCGATGTCGCAGCAGCCTACCGTGCCCGATCGCCTGCGCTGGCTGCTGCAGACCTTTAAGTACCAGAAGAACATTCGTATTCATGCTTTCAATGAAGAGGGCATGGAACCGTACCCGCATGGCTGGGATGTGTGGAGTGCGGGCATGAAAACCTTTATGGAAGAGAAGGGGATTCAGCCAAACTGGATCTACACCTCTGAAGAGTCCGACGCGCCGCAGTATCTGGAACACCTGGGAATTGAAACGGTGCTGGTGGACCCGAAACGAACGTTTATGAATATCAGCGGCGCGCAGATTCGTGAGAACCCGTTCCGCTACTGGGATTACATCCCAACGGAAGTGAAGCCGTTCTTCGTGCGCACGGTGGCGATTCTCGGCGGTGAATCCAGCGGTAAGTCGACGCTGGTGAATAAGCTGGCGAATATCTTTAATACCACCAGTGCATGGGAATATGGCCGCGATTATGTGTTCTCGCATCTGGGCGGCGACGAAATGGCGTTACAGTATTCCGACTATGACAAAATCGCCCTCGGCCACGCACAGTATATTGATTTTGCAGTAAAGTATGCCAACAAGGTGGCTTTTATCGATACCGATTTTGTGAGCACCCAGGCGTTCTGCAAAAAGTACGAAGGCCGTGAACACCCATTTGTACAGGCGCTGATTGATGAGTATCGCTTTGACCTCGTCATCCTGCTGGAAAACAACACGCCATGGGTGGCGGATGGGCTGCGTAGCCTGGGAAGCTCCGTCGACCGCAAAGAGTTCCAGACGCTGCTGGTATCGATGTTGAAGAAGAACAATATCGAGTTCGTGCATGTGGAAGAGGCGGATTATGATTCGCGCTTCCTGCGCTGCGTGGAATTGGTCCGGGAGCTGATGGGCGACTAA
- the radA gene encoding DNA repair protein RadA, protein MAKAPKRAFVCNECGADYPRWQGQCSACHAWNTITEVRVAASPTVARNERLSGYAGNAGVAKVQKLSDISLEELPRFSTGFKEFDRVLGGGVVPGSAILIGGNPGAGKSTLLLQTLCKLAEQMKTLYVTGEESLQQVAMRAHRLGLPTANLNMLSETSIEQICQIAEEEQPKLMVIDSIQVMHMADIQSSPGSVAQVRETAAYLTRFAKTRGVAIVMVGHVTKDGSLAGPKVLEHCIDCSVLLDGDADSRFRTLRSHKNRFGAVNELGVFAMTEQGLREVSNPSAIFLSRGDEVTSGSSVMVVWEGTRPLLVEIQALVDHSMMGNPRRVAVGLEQNRLAILLAVLHRHGGLQMADQDVFVNVVGGVKVTETSADLALLLAMVSSLRDRPLPQDLVVFGEVGLAGEIRPVPSGQERISEAAKHGFRRAIVPAANVPKKVPEGMKVFGVKKLSDALNVFDDL, encoded by the coding sequence GTGGCGAAAGCTCCTAAACGCGCATTTGTTTGTAATGAGTGCGGTGCGGACTACCCGCGCTGGCAGGGGCAATGCAGCGCCTGCCATGCGTGGAATACCATCACCGAAGTGCGCGTAGCCGCTTCTCCCACGGTCGCACGTAACGAGCGCCTGAGCGGCTATGCCGGTAATGCTGGCGTGGCTAAGGTGCAGAAACTGTCGGATATCAGCCTGGAAGAGCTGCCGCGTTTTTCGACTGGCTTTAAAGAGTTCGACCGCGTGCTGGGCGGTGGCGTGGTGCCCGGCAGTGCTATCCTGATTGGCGGTAACCCGGGGGCGGGGAAATCGACGCTGCTGCTGCAAACGCTGTGCAAGCTGGCAGAGCAGATGAAAACCCTATACGTCACCGGCGAAGAGTCGTTGCAGCAGGTGGCGATGCGTGCGCACCGTTTGGGCCTGCCGACCGCTAACCTGAATATGCTCTCGGAAACCAGCATCGAGCAGATTTGCCAGATTGCCGAAGAAGAGCAGCCGAAGCTGATGGTTATCGATTCCATCCAGGTGATGCATATGGCGGATATCCAGTCGTCGCCGGGCAGCGTAGCGCAGGTGCGCGAAACCGCCGCTTATCTGACGCGCTTTGCCAAGACGCGCGGCGTGGCTATCGTCATGGTGGGGCACGTCACCAAAGACGGATCGCTGGCGGGGCCAAAAGTGCTGGAGCACTGCATCGACTGTTCGGTACTGCTCGATGGCGATGCCGACTCGCGCTTCCGTACCCTGCGCAGTCACAAAAACCGCTTTGGTGCGGTGAACGAACTGGGCGTTTTTGCGATGACCGAGCAGGGGCTGCGTGAAGTGAGCAACCCTTCCGCTATCTTCCTGAGCCGCGGCGATGAGGTCACTTCAGGCAGTTCGGTGATGGTGGTGTGGGAAGGCACTCGGCCGCTGCTGGTTGAGATTCAGGCGCTGGTGGATCACTCGATGATGGGTAACCCACGGCGAGTGGCCGTTGGCCTTGAGCAAAACCGTCTGGCGATCCTGCTGGCCGTATTGCATCGTCACGGTGGTCTGCAGATGGCGGATCAGGATGTGTTCGTCAATGTGGTCGGCGGGGTGAAGGTCACTGAAACCAGCGCCGACCTGGCGCTGCTGCTGGCGATGGTCTCCAGCCTGCGCGACAGGCCGCTGCCGCAGGATCTGGTGGTATTTGGCGAAGTCGGCCTGGCCGGCGAGATTCGCCCCGTGCCGAGCGGGCAGGAGCGTATTTCTGAAGCGGCGAAGCACGGCTTCCGCCGGGCTATTGTTCCTGCCGCTAACGTACCGAAAAAAGTCCCGGAAGGGATGAAGGTGTTTGGCGTGAAGAAACTCTCCGACGCGCTTAACGTCTTTGACGACCTATAG
- the serB gene encoding phosphoserine phosphatase: protein MPNSLTWCDLPEDVSLWPGLPLSLSGDEVMPLDYHAGRSGWLLYGRGLNKERLTTYQRKLGAAMVIVAAWCVEDYQVIRLAGSLTPRATRLAHDAGLDVAPLGKIPHLRTPGLLVMDMDSTAIQIECIDEIAKLAGTGELVSEVTERAMRGELDFSASLRQRVATLKDADADILRQVRDTLPLMPGLTQLVLKLETLGWKVAIASGGFTFFAEYLRDKLRLTAAVANELGIRDGKLTGEVVGDIVDAQYKAKTLLQLAEKYEIPHAQTVAIGDGANDLPMIKKAGLGIAYHAKPKVNEQTEVTIRHADLMGVFCILSGSMNQK from the coding sequence ATGCCAAACAGTTTGACCTGGTGCGACCTGCCTGAAGATGTCTCCTTGTGGCCTGGGTTGCCGCTTTCGCTCAGCGGTGATGAAGTGATGCCGCTGGATTACCATGCTGGCCGTAGCGGCTGGCTGCTGTACGGCCGCGGCCTGAATAAAGAACGTCTGACGACCTACCAGCGCAAGCTGGGCGCAGCGATGGTGATTGTTGCCGCCTGGTGCGTGGAAGATTACCAGGTCATTCGTCTGGCAGGGTCATTAACGCCGCGGGCGACGCGTCTGGCGCACGACGCCGGGCTTGATGTTGCTCCGCTGGGCAAAATTCCGCATCTGCGTACGCCGGGCCTGCTGGTGATGGATATGGACTCTACGGCCATTCAGATCGAGTGTATTGATGAAATCGCCAAGCTGGCAGGCACCGGCGAACTGGTTTCTGAAGTGACGGAACGTGCAATGCGCGGTGAACTCGACTTTAGCGCCAGCCTGCGTCAGCGGGTAGCAACGCTGAAAGATGCGGACGCTGATATTCTGCGTCAGGTGCGCGATACGCTGCCGTTAATGCCGGGGCTGACGCAACTGGTGCTGAAGCTGGAAACGCTGGGCTGGAAGGTGGCGATTGCCTCCGGCGGCTTTACCTTCTTCGCGGAATATCTGCGCGACAAGCTGCGTCTGACCGCCGCGGTGGCCAACGAGCTGGGCATTCGCGACGGCAAGCTGACCGGTGAAGTGGTCGGTGATATCGTCGATGCGCAATACAAGGCGAAAACGCTGCTGCAGCTGGCTGAAAAATATGAAATTCCGCATGCGCAAACCGTGGCTATCGGCGACGGCGCCAACGACCTGCCGATGATCAAGAAAGCCGGTCTGGGGATTGCGTATCATGCCAAACCGAAAGTGAATGAACAGACGGAAGTCACTATCCGTCATGCCGATTTAATGGGGGTGTTCTGCATTCTCTCCGGCAGCATGAATCAGAAATAA
- a CDS encoding YtjB family periplasmic protein produces MVRAKLKFRLHRTVIVLICLALLVALMQGASWFSQQSQKQRNPQLEELARTLAYQVSLNLAPMMKTETPDEKKIGQLLKQLTAKSRILDAGVYDEEGNLIARAGEQVALRDRLALDGKKAGGYFNQQIVEPINGKNGPLGYLRLTLDTHTIATESRQVDNTTNILRLMLLLSLAIGVVLARTLLRGKRTRWQQSPFLLTANKPVQDEDKD; encoded by the coding sequence ATGGTTCGCGCAAAACTGAAATTTCGGCTGCATCGTACGGTCATTGTCCTGATCTGTCTCGCGCTGCTTGTCGCGCTGATGCAGGGGGCCTCCTGGTTCAGCCAGCAAAGCCAGAAACAACGAAACCCACAGCTTGAAGAGTTGGCAAGAACGCTGGCATATCAGGTGTCGCTGAACCTCGCGCCAATGATGAAAACCGAAACGCCAGACGAGAAAAAGATTGGCCAACTGCTGAAACAGCTCACCGCCAAAAGCCGCATCCTGGACGCTGGCGTCTATGATGAAGAGGGCAACCTTATCGCCCGCGCCGGCGAGCAGGTAGCGCTTCGCGATCGGCTAGCGCTGGACGGTAAAAAAGCCGGGGGGTATTTTAACCAGCAGATTGTCGAGCCAATCAACGGCAAAAACGGCCCGCTCGGCTATCTGCGCCTGACGCTCGATACCCATACCATCGCCACGGAATCCCGCCAGGTGGATAACACCACCAATATTTTACGCCTGATGTTGCTGCTGTCGCTGGCCATTGGCGTGGTGCTGGCCCGCACGCTGCTGCGCGGCAAACGCACCCGCTGGCAGCAGTCACCGTTCCTGTTAACCGCGAACAAGCCGGTACAGGACGAAGATAAAGACTAA